In Streptomyces puniciscabiei, a single genomic region encodes these proteins:
- a CDS encoding acetyl/propionyl/methylcrotonyl-CoA carboxylase subunit alpha, which translates to MRKVLIANRGEIAVRVARACRDAGIASVAVYADPDRDALHVRAADEAFALGGDTPATSYLVIDKILNAARESGADAVHPGYGFLSENADFAQAVLDAGLIWIGPPPQAIRDLGDKVAARHIAQRAGAPLVAGTPDPVSGAEEVVAFAEQHGLPIAIKAAFGGGGRGLKVARTLEEVPELYDSAVREAVAAFGRGECFVERYLDRPRHVETQCLADKHGNVVVVSTRDCSLQRRHQKLVEEAPAPFLSDEQVAELYRASKAILKEAGYEGAGTCEFLVGQDGTISFLEVNTRLQVEHPVTEEVAGIDLVREMFRIADGEELGYDDPALRGHSFEFRINGEDPGRNFLPAPGTVTRFDAPSGPGVRLDAGVESGSVIGPAWDSLLAKLIVTGRTRKEALERAARALDEFQVEGMATAIPFHRAVVRDPAFAPELTGSADPFTVHTRWIETEFVNEIKPFAAPADVEAEEETGRETVVVEVGGKRLEVSLPSSLGMSLARTGLAAGAKPKRRAAKKSGPAASGDTLASPMQGTIVKVAVEEGQEVKEGDLVVVLEAMKMEQPLNAHKAGTIKGLSAEVGASVTSGAAICEIKD; encoded by the coding sequence GTGCGCAAGGTGCTCATCGCCAACCGTGGCGAAATCGCTGTCCGCGTGGCCCGGGCCTGCCGGGACGCCGGGATCGCGAGCGTGGCCGTCTACGCCGACCCGGACCGGGACGCTCTGCATGTCCGCGCCGCGGATGAGGCGTTCGCCCTGGGCGGTGACACCCCGGCCACCAGTTACCTGGTCATCGACAAGATCCTGAACGCCGCGCGCGAGTCCGGTGCGGACGCCGTCCATCCGGGCTACGGCTTCCTGTCGGAGAACGCCGACTTCGCGCAGGCGGTCCTGGACGCGGGCCTGATCTGGATCGGCCCGCCCCCGCAGGCCATCCGCGACCTGGGTGACAAGGTCGCAGCGCGGCACATCGCCCAGCGTGCCGGCGCCCCCCTCGTGGCCGGCACCCCCGACCCGGTCTCCGGCGCCGAGGAGGTCGTCGCCTTCGCCGAGCAGCACGGTCTGCCCATCGCGATCAAGGCGGCCTTCGGTGGCGGCGGCCGCGGCCTGAAGGTCGCCCGGACCCTCGAAGAGGTCCCCGAGCTGTACGACTCGGCGGTCCGCGAGGCGGTCGCCGCCTTCGGCCGCGGCGAGTGCTTCGTCGAGCGCTACCTGGACCGCCCGCGCCACGTGGAGACCCAGTGCCTGGCGGACAAGCACGGCAACGTGGTCGTCGTCTCCACCCGTGACTGCTCGCTGCAGCGCCGCCACCAGAAGCTCGTGGAGGAGGCCCCCGCGCCCTTCCTGTCCGACGAGCAGGTCGCCGAGCTGTACCGCGCCTCCAAGGCCATCCTGAAGGAGGCCGGCTACGAGGGCGCCGGCACCTGCGAGTTCCTGGTCGGCCAGGACGGCACGATCTCCTTCCTGGAGGTCAACACCCGCCTCCAGGTCGAGCACCCGGTCACCGAGGAGGTCGCCGGAATCGACCTGGTGCGCGAGATGTTCCGCATCGCCGACGGCGAGGAGCTCGGCTACGACGACCCGGCGCTGCGCGGCCACTCCTTCGAGTTCCGCATCAACGGCGAGGACCCCGGCCGCAACTTCCTGCCGGCCCCGGGTACGGTCACCAGGTTCGACGCGCCGTCCGGCCCCGGTGTCCGCCTGGACGCGGGCGTGGAGTCCGGCAGCGTGATCGGCCCGGCGTGGGACTCCCTGCTGGCCAAGCTGATCGTGACGGGCCGTACCCGCAAGGAGGCCCTGGAGCGCGCCGCCCGCGCCCTGGACGAGTTCCAGGTGGAGGGCATGGCCACGGCGATCCCCTTCCACCGCGCGGTGGTCAGGGACCCGGCGTTCGCCCCCGAACTCACCGGCTCCGCCGACCCGTTCACGGTCCACACCCGCTGGATCGAGACCGAGTTCGTCAACGAGATCAAGCCGTTCGCCGCCCCCGCCGACGTCGAGGCGGAGGAGGAGACGGGCCGCGAGACGGTCGTCGTCGAGGTCGGCGGCAAGCGCCTGGAGGTCTCCCTCCCGTCCTCCCTCGGCATGTCCCTGGCCCGCACCGGCCTCGCGGCCGGCGCCAAGCCCAAGCGCCGCGCGGCCAAGAAGTCCGGCCCCGCCGCCTCCGGTGACACCCTCGCCTCCCCGATGCAGGGCACGATCGTCAAGGTCGCGGTCGAGGAGGGCCAGGAGGTCAAGGAGGGCGACCTGGTCGTCGTCCTGGAGGCCATGAAGATGGAACAGCCCCTCAACGCCCACAAGGCGGGCACCATCAAGGGCCTCAGCGCGGAGGTCGGCGCGTCCGTCACCTCCGGCGCGGCGATCTGCGAGATCAAGGACTGA
- a CDS encoding DeoR/GlpR family DNA-binding transcription regulator — translation MILEMVRANGAVSLRELARVVQTSEVTVRRDVRALEAEGLLDRRHGGAVLPGGFTRESGFPQKSHLATAEKTAIADLAAGLVEEGEAIVVGAGTTTQELARRLARVPGLTVVTNSLLVAQALAHANRVEVVMTGGTLRGSNYALVGSGAEQSLQGLRVSKAFLSGSGLTAERGLSTSNMLSASVDRALVQAAAEVVVLADHTKLGTDTMFQTVPTDLITRLVTDEPPPHDDRAATELQALADQGVQIAVAGASGAPPGGEQAPARRASLPGPRRGVPGGGLRGVLGDQPAGAERGRVADLRRR, via the coding sequence TTGATCCTCGAAATGGTGCGAGCGAACGGAGCCGTGTCGCTCCGTGAGCTCGCCCGCGTCGTCCAGACCTCCGAAGTGACCGTACGGCGGGACGTGCGGGCACTGGAGGCAGAAGGACTCCTCGACCGCCGGCACGGCGGTGCGGTACTGCCGGGCGGTTTCACCCGCGAGTCGGGCTTCCCGCAGAAGTCCCATCTCGCGACCGCCGAGAAGACGGCCATCGCCGACCTCGCGGCGGGCCTCGTCGAAGAGGGCGAGGCCATCGTGGTCGGCGCGGGTACCACCACGCAGGAGCTGGCCCGCCGGCTCGCACGGGTGCCCGGCCTGACGGTGGTCACCAACTCCCTGCTGGTCGCCCAGGCGTTGGCCCATGCCAACCGGGTGGAGGTCGTGATGACCGGCGGCACCCTGCGCGGCTCCAACTACGCCCTCGTGGGCTCCGGTGCCGAGCAGTCCCTGCAGGGGCTGCGGGTGTCCAAGGCCTTCCTGTCGGGCAGCGGTCTGACGGCCGAGCGCGGGCTGTCCACCTCCAACATGCTCTCGGCGTCCGTCGACCGGGCCCTCGTCCAGGCCGCCGCGGAGGTCGTGGTCCTCGCGGACCACACCAAGCTCGGCACGGACACCATGTTCCAGACCGTGCCGACCGACCTCATCACGCGGCTCGTCACCGACGAGCCCCCGCCTCACGACGACCGTGCGGCCACCGAGTTGCAGGCCCTTGCCGACCAAGGGGTGCAGATCGCCGTGGCCGGGGCGAGCGGAGCCCCTCCGGGGGGTGAGCAGGCCCCGGCGCGGCGCGCGTCCCTGCCGGGGCCCAGGCGCGGCGTCCCCGGAGGTGGTTTGCGTGGAGTGCTGGGGGACCAGCCGGCGGGGGCCGAGCGGGGGCGCGTCGCCGATCTGCGGCGGCGTTAG